CTTTCTGTAAATGTAATAACTAAATAAAATAAAACCGAAGTTAAATATGATATATACAAAAGCCATTGAAATCATTGTTCCAACGATCAATGCAAATATTGCTGGTACGGTAGCTGAATAAGCTAGAAACGAAAAAAATTTTTTATAAGTCAATTTAATTGAATTTCCAATATTAAATAACAAAGACATCAAAGCTACAATAGCAATAAATATAATATTTGTTATAATCGTAATTGGATATAAAAGTTGCATTGCTATTGCAACTGCTTGCATTTTTACACTTGATACAACTCCGATAAATAATTGATTATAATTTTGTAGATTAAATGCATCGACTAGTTGACTATTATATACTCCATATAAATCAAATCCTAAAACATTTACATGGATTTGTGTTTTTCCTAAGATTATTGTTATTTTCTCTTTATCATTTAATACAAATCGATCATTAGGATCTATTACAAGTCGTTCGTTTTTATTATCTATGATTCTCGTTTTTTCAATAGAACAAGTCAACTTTTTATTAAAACTACAATTAGGAACTTCGTTTTGCCATTCTTTATTTTCATAAAATGGTGCGAATACTCTTTCAC
This genomic interval from Gottfriedia acidiceleris contains the following:
- a CDS encoding DUF1189 family protein, producing the protein MIRRFFNNRFSLKGIYGTKDNKLIFVFIQCILVGSLIAFPLVFQIVQTDSERLSERVFAPFYENKEWQNEVPNCSFNKKLTCSIEKTRIIDNKNERLVIDPNDRFVLNDKEKITIILGKTQIHVNVLGFDLYGVYNSQLVDAFNLQNYNQLFIGVVSSVKMQAVAIAMQLLYPITIITNIIFIAIVALMSLLFNIGNSIKLTYKKFFSFLAYSATVPAIFALIVGTMISMAFVYIIFNFGFILFSYYIYRKYNRVA